The following coding sequences are from one Humulus lupulus chromosome X, drHumLupu1.1, whole genome shotgun sequence window:
- the LOC133805743 gene encoding uncharacterized protein LOC133805743, which yields MACVTTPKFSLLLNGSLHGFFASKRGLRQGDPISPLLFVLGLEYLSRIMSKVGSLPGFKYHNKCSNLKLNHLCFADDLLIFCNGDFVSIMLMLRGLKLFSSSSGLFPNAEKTAIYCHGISDAVVERVLAASGFTRSYLPFRYLGIPICSKRISAAYCQCIVEKMTSRIRSWSTRNLSYMGRVTLINSVLISMHSYWAQIMILPKQLIKDVEAICRAFLWKGISESHLPGLIAWEYTCASRAAGGLGFRRLHDWNLAAMGKYVWAIAKKKDNLFVKWINSVYLMDKNWWDYKCPSDCSWYWKRLVAVKDCFKAKISADSFLSQRYHIQLGVNLLVSPEVRVPWRKFVWDRFITPKHHFIMWLVMWEWLHTKNRIARYNSNMDLVCLLCGAENEDIDHLFFKCTYSKRCLEAIKGWLHWNAQSINLHRLLHCIYHAKHVSSTYKSIFFSCLAATVYHLWRVRNDVLWNQKLWQVHHTVSRIQRDCKFRLLSIFPCKASRKDRDFSTRLL from the coding sequence ATGGCATGTGTGACAACACCCAAGTTTTCATTACTTCTCAATGGATCTTTACATGGGTTCTTTGCATCAAAAAGAGGACTTAGACAAGGAGATCCCATCTCCCCCTTATTGTTTGTGCTTGGGTTGGAGTACTTGTCCCGAATTATGAGTAAGGTGGGGTCATTACCTGGGTTCAAGTACCATAATAAATGTTCAAATCTGAAGTTGAATCATTTATGTTTTGCGGACGACCTTCTTATCTTTTGCAATGGGGACTTTGTTTCAATAATGCTCATGTTGAGAGGTTTGAagctattctcttcttcttcgggTTTGTTTCCTAATGCTGAGAAAACTGCTATATACTGTCATGGAATCTCTGATGCTGTTGTAGAGAGAGTGCTGGCGGCTTCTGGTTTCACTCGAAGTTACCTGCCTTTCAGGTACCTTGGGATACCTATATGTTCTAAACGAATTTCTGCAGCATATTGTCAATGCATCGTGGAGAAGATGACTAGTAGAATTCGTTCATGGAGTACTCGGAATCTATCTTATATGGGGCGAGTGACTTTGATCAATTCAGTCCTCATCTCAATGCATTCATATTGGGCACAAATAATGATTCTACCAAAGCAATTGATAAAAGATGTTGAAGCAATTTGTAGGGCTTTTCTTTGGAAAGGCATCTCTGAATCCCATTTACCAGGATTGATTGCTTGGGAGTATACTTGCGCATCAAGGGCGGCTGGTGGATTGGGCTTTCGGCGATTACATGATTGGAATTTAGCTGCCATGGGTAAGTATGTGTGGGCAATTGCCAAAAAGAAAGATAACCTTTTTGTCAAGTGGATTAATAGCGTTTATCTGATGGACAAGAATTGGTGGGATTACAAGTGTCCCTCAGATTGTAGTTGGTACTGGAAGCGCTTAGTAGCTGTGAAGGACTGCTTTAAAGCTAAAATCTCTGCTGATTCATTCTTATCACAGAGGTATCATATTCAACTTGGTGTAAATCTGCTGGTTTCTCCTGAAGTACGAGTACCATGGAGGAAATTTGTTTGGGATAGATTTATCACCCCCAAACATCATTTTATCATGTGGTTAGTCATGTGGGAATGGTTGCACACAAAGAATCGAATTGCTAGATATAATTCTAATATGGATCTGGTTTGCTTGCTGTGTGGAGCAGAGAATGAAGACATAGACCATCTCTTTTTCAAGTGTACATACAGCAAGAGGTGTTTAGAAGCTATCAAAGGCTGGTTGCATTGGAATGCTCAGTCCATCAATCTCCACAGGCTCCTGCATTGCATTTATCATGCCAAGCATGTGTCGAGTACATATAAAAGTATATTCTTCTCCTGTCTTGCTGCGACAGTGTACCATCTTTGGAGAGTAAGAAATGATGTGCTTTGGAATCAAAAATTGTGGCAAGTGCATCATACAGTTAGTAGAATTCAAAGAGATTGTAAATTTCGATTACTTAGTATATTTCCTTGTAAAGCTTCTAGGAAAGACAGAGATTTTTCTACCAGGTTGCTTTGA